The Paenibacillus sp. FSL R7-0204 genome includes a region encoding these proteins:
- the glgD gene encoding glucose-1-phosphate adenylyltransferase subunit GlgD: MKELMGVINLDHELDNLNELTYFRCGAAVPFASRYRLIDFVLSNMMRAELESVGLFVRRKYRSLMDHLGDGKSWDMNRKHGGLFILPPDWNDPTDTSLGDLQHYHNNLDFFRRASAKYIVFSGSQHINTVDLQDLYQYHLEQGADVTMVYKQIDELQPEHDPCLRVELNEDNVVTNIHHEKHHPNVYLDIFIMEKKLFLEQVEHCIAHGESYFFRDAIQKNRHKFKISAYEYKGYHAVINSLESYYKNSLELLKQENYFGLFKENPVQTKIKYEAPTRYLDSASVSNSLVANGCVIAGTVENSVIFRGVQIRKGARIINSVIMQKCVIEENAVIENVIMDKDVHLSKDRILVGDSRRPFVIAKSSKI, encoded by the coding sequence ATGAAAGAGCTTATGGGCGTAATTAATCTTGATCATGAACTGGATAATTTAAATGAATTGACCTATTTCCGCTGCGGGGCAGCGGTCCCCTTCGCCAGCCGTTACCGGCTGATTGACTTCGTCTTGTCCAACATGATGCGTGCGGAGCTGGAGAGCGTGGGACTGTTCGTCCGCCGCAAATACCGGTCGCTGATGGATCATCTCGGCGACGGCAAATCGTGGGATATGAACCGCAAGCATGGCGGATTGTTCATCCTGCCGCCGGACTGGAATGACCCTACAGATACCTCCCTGGGAGACCTGCAGCATTATCATAACAATCTGGATTTTTTCAGAAGGGCTTCGGCCAAATACATCGTCTTCTCCGGCAGCCAGCACATTAACACGGTGGATCTGCAGGACCTCTATCAGTATCACCTGGAGCAGGGCGCGGACGTAACGATGGTCTACAAGCAGATCGACGAGCTTCAGCCGGAGCATGATCCGTGTCTGCGGGTCGAGCTTAATGAAGACAACGTAGTAACGAATATCCACCATGAGAAGCATCATCCAAATGTATATCTGGATATTTTTATTATGGAAAAGAAGCTGTTCCTGGAACAGGTGGAGCATTGCATCGCCCATGGCGAGAGCTATTTTTTCCGTGATGCCATTCAGAAGAACCGTCACAAATTCAAAATCTCCGCCTATGAATATAAGGGTTACCATGCCGTTATCAATTCGCTGGAGAGCTACTATAAGAACAGCCTGGAGCTGCTGAAGCAGGAGAATTACTTCGGCCTGTTCAAAGAGAATCCGGTGCAGACCAAGATTAAATACGAGGCGCCTACCCGTTATCTGGATAGTGCATCCGTCAGCAACTCGCTGGTGGCCAACGGCTGTGTAATCGCCGGTACGGTGGAGAACAGCGTTATTTTCCGGGGCGTACAGATTCGTAAGGGTGCGAGAATTATTAATTCTGTGATTATGCAGAAATGCGTGATTGAAGAGAATGCCGTGATTGAGAATGTGATCATGGACAAAGATGTGCATCTCAGCAAAGACCGGATACTCGTTGGAGACAGCAGGCGTCCATTTGTCATAGCCAAGAGCAGCAAGATATAA